One part of the Oncorhynchus clarkii lewisi isolate Uvic-CL-2024 chromosome 7, UVic_Ocla_1.0, whole genome shotgun sequence genome encodes these proteins:
- the LOC139414324 gene encoding protein Wnt-4a-like, translating to MTAEYVLRSLLMLFLALLSANASNWLYLAKLSSVGSINDEETCERLRGLIHKQVQICKRSVEVMDAVRHGAQLAIDECQFQFRNRRWNCSTLDTMPVFGKVVTQGTREAAFVYAISAASVAFAVTRACSSGELEKCGCDHNVHGVSPEGFQWSGCSDNIAYGVAFSQSFVDVRERSKGQSPSRALMNLHNNEAGRKAILSHMRVECKCHGVSGSCEVKTCWKAMPPFRKVGNAIKEKFDGATEVEQRKVGTTKVLVPRNSQFKPHTDEDLVYLEPSPDFCDHDPRTPGMLGTAGRQCNRTSKAIDGCELMCCGRGFQTEEVEVVDRCSCKFHWCCYVKCKQCRKMVEMHTCR from the exons GTACCTGGCTAAACTGTCGTCGGTGGGCAGTATCAATGATGAGGAGACGTGTGAACGTCTGCGAGGACTCATCCATAAACAG GTGCAGATCTGTAAGCGCAGTGTGGAGGTGATGGATGCTGTTCGGCACGGGGCTCAGCTAGCCATAGACGAGTGTCAGTTTCAGTTCCGGAACCGCCGATGGAACTGTTCCACACTGGACACCATGCCCGTCTTCGGCAAGGTCGTCACACAGG GCACTCGGGAGGCAGCCTTTGTTTATGCCATCTCAGCAGCCAGTGTGGCGTTCGCTGTGACCCGGGCCTGCAGCAGCGGAGAGCTGGAGAAATGTGGCTGCGACCACAACGTCCACGGAGTCAGTCCAgaag GGTTCCAGTGGTCAGGCTGTAGTGATAACATTGCTTATGGAGTGGCCTTCTCTCAATCCTTTGTTGATGTGAGGGAGAGGAGTAAAGGACAGTCCCCCAGCAGAGCACTCATGAACCTACACAACAATGAGGCCGGTAGGAAG GCCATTCTGAGCCACATGCGTGTGGAGTGTAAGTGTCATGGCGTTTCAGGTTCCTGTGAGGTGAAGACCTGCTGGAAGGCCATGCCACCATTCCGCAAGGTGGGCAACGCCATCAAGGAGAAATTTGACGGCGCCACAGAGGTGGAGCAGCGCAAGGTGGGCACCACCAAGGTCCTGGTGCCACGGAACTCCCAGTTCAAACCTCACACCGACGAAGACCTGGTCTACCTGGAGCCCAGCCCCGACTTCTGTGACCACGACCCGCGCACACCAGGCATGCTGGGTACGGCGGGGCGGCAGTGTAACCGGACGTCGAAGGCCATCGACGGCTGTGAGCTGATGTGCTGCGGCCGGGGCTTCCAgacagaggaggtggaggtggtggacaggtgcagctgtaagttccactGGTGCTGCTACGTCAAGTGCAAACAGTGCCGCAAGATGGTGGAGATGCACACCTGCCGGTGA